The following is a genomic window from Xenopus laevis strain J_2021 chromosome 2L, Xenopus_laevis_v10.1, whole genome shotgun sequence.
ATTCTACATCTATTCACtcgccaaccccccccccagtattcactcgccaaccccccccccagtatccACTCACCAACCCCCTGACCCGCGTTCCATTCGCCGACcaactccctgcccccccccccgtatcCACTGCAGACGCCTCTGGGTTCCCTGGGAATTACCTGGTTCAGCAGTCAAAGGGTTAAATATATGGAAACCGGACGCTATTAAAACTTTAAGAAAAACTATTCCCCTGAACAACacgggtctctataaaaaaaaaaaattgtataaaaaccttctttatgcaaataaaccattttcatgaaaatatccatatttagtagtatgtgccatttggagtcctaaatagaaaactgccattttaccGACTAAGGGACCCGGTGCAGACAAACAGataagggcacacatacatgctaggccACATCGtaagccaatgaatggacagagttgTGTATTTCTGGGCAGATGATTGAGGcccgccccccccctccccagcatgCATTGGTGCCTCAACGTAATGTAATATTTACTGATCACTACGTTCAACTTtaataatatgccacttaatgtgaCAGAAACTGTGGCTTaagtatttgttttcttttaagtaACAGAAAATGTAAGTCTAATACACAGAGCTGGGGGAAATGGAGTgacacttgccctttaaatgaagtGTGAGCAGTGTGTGTAAAGGTCTACCAATCACagcctgacacacacacagtgtgatACCAAGGAAGGGAATGTTGTTAATTGTTCTGCTCACAGGCCTTAAATGAGAGTAAAGTAAAAACCAAACTTCTTCACAAAACCACAGTCACTGTCTGTTCCGACTGCAGTAGAAAAAGAGCAGCAAATTGCAACAAGTCTGTAGCTGAGGGCAGTAGGGTCCGTATAGAAGTGCAGTTCTGAGCCGTGAGGTGCACAACATCTCTAATATGGAGAATATCTGACCCACCCCCCTAACAGTGACAGATCAAAGAGCACAGGACTAGTAGCCGGGCAACCTGTGTCTGTAAGTGGCTATGGGCAGAGCAAGCTGTAGGGTGAAGCGATTGATAGAAATAAAGGAACCCTAATAATACTCAATAGGGGAAACATGGCCCAATATAAACCCCAGCAGTAACAATGCACCCCTTCTGTGTGCCCCAAATATTGGCAAACTGGGCACCTGTATTGTACAGAGATAGTGGGGTTCTGCCCTCAACTCCTCACCTGCCGTCATCTCTCCCAACGCCCCAAACTCGGATACTGACGATTGGCTGAGAGTGGAGCAGAGTCTGTTCTGAAGCGTCCAATAGCTTCAGAGAATCCTGATCCAACACCAGAAGCATCTCCTTCATCTGCACAGACACCAATATAcagacaggaagaggaggagtcaaTATAcagacaggaagaggaggagtcaaTATACAGACAGGAGGAGTCAATATAcagacaggaagaggaggagtcaaTATACAGACAGGAGGAGTAATAGACAGGGGGAGGAGGAGTCAATATACAGACAGGGCGGGGCATACCTGGGCATGGGAGGAGCTGTGCAGAGACAACTGGCGGATACAGCCATTCACAGCAACGCTACTTCTTCCAGGAGCCAAATCCTCTTCTGTCATCTCCACCCAGCCGAGACAGTGCACAGGGAATGTCTAGAAGAGAGAGTCGCTAAGTACCGGGGAGCACTCGCTCTCACAGAGAGAACTCAATAGCCTCACACTCACCTGGGCCCCAGAACATGTCTCAGGCTGGGAATCCTCTCCCCCCTCTGTGGGTGTGCTGAAACACAAAGCATTGTGGGATATGACACACATTTGCCTCCTCCTGtgcccctcccactgcagggtggtACCATTACACTGACATGAGCAGACATTGGTTGGGCTGGGGAGAGGGGGGAGGGACTCACCTTACGCTGGACAACTGCTCCATGCCACTGGTCCCCTCCCCCTCACACTGGCCAATAGCCAGCAGCTCCTCCGAGTAACTCTCCTACAGGAACATAAAGACATAGAGTGTCAGGGAATGGGCGAGCCAAACAGAAATCTGTAGGTAGTGAGAAATTAATATAAAACTATAAGGTACCTCCTCAGTAGGTGTGTGTTCATCAGAGAAGGGGTACAACCTGTGCTCCCCATTACACAGCTCAGAAGGGGGTTCCCATTGAGTGGTACCAGTGGGGATGTGCCAGTAGTATGTTCCTGACGTGTCCTGCACCCTCATCCACCCTGAGGGCAAATCTGTGTCCAGAGAATTCCGAGTCCAGAAACCGTCTGTTACAGAGAGAGAAGGGAAACCATTGgtccgagagagagagagagagagagagagagagagagagagagagagagagagagagagagagagagagagagagagagagagagagagagagagagagagagagagagagaagagagagagagagaagagagagagagagagagagagagagagagagagagaaagaaatggGAACCCGttggcgagagagagagagagagaagggaaaccgttggcgagagagagagaaagggaaccGTTGGCGAGAGAAGAGAGAAGGGAAACCGTtgacgagagagagagaagaaggaaaccgttggcgagagagagagagagagagagagagagaaaacgttgcgagagagagagaagagaaagagagagagagaaggaaaaacCGTTGGcgaagagagagaggagagagagagagagaagggaaaccgtggcgagagagagagaagggaaaccgttggcgagagagagagaagggaaaccgttggcgagagagagagagagaaagggaacgTTGGCGAGAAGAGAGAAGGCGAAAACCgtggcgagagagagagagagagagagaagagaagcgGGAAACCAGTTGGCGagggaagaagagagagagagagagagagaagggaaacCGTTgagcggagagagagagagagagagagagagagagagagagagaaaaaccgTTGGCgagaagagaggagagagagagagagagagagagagagagaagggaaacCGTTgcggaaagagagagagagagagagagagagagaggagagagagaagggaacCGTTatggcgagagagagagagagagagaagggaaaccgttggcgagagagagagagagagaagggaaaccgttggcgagagagagagagagagagaagggaaaccgttggcgagagagagagagagagagaggaagggaaACCGTTGgcgagaagagagagagagagagaaagggaaaccggttgcgagagagagagagagagagaagggaaaccgtttgcgagagagagagagagagagagaagggaaacCGTTGgcgaagagagagagagagagagagaagcggAAACCGTTGgcgaagagagagagagagagagggaaaaccGTTGGccgagagaagagagagagagaagggaaaccgtcgagagagagagagagagagaaggaaaccTGTtggcggagagagagagagagagagaagggaaaccgttggcgagagagagagagagaggaaaccGTTGGCGAGAGAAAGGGAAACCGTTGttggcgagagagagagagagaaaccgTTGGCGAGAGAGGGAAACCGTTGGCGAGAGAGGGAAACCGTTGGCGAGAGAGGGAAACCGTTGGCGAGAGAGGGAAACCGTTGGCGAGAGAGGGAAACCGTTGGCGAGAGAGAAAGACAGGGAAACCGTTGGCGAGAGGGAAGAGAGGGAAACGTTGGCGAGAGAGACAGTGGGGAAACCGTTGGCAGAGAGACAGGGGGAACCGTTGGAGAGACAGGGGAAACCGTTGGCGAGAGAGACGTTGGAAGAGAAGGGGAAACCGTTGGCGAGAGAGACAGGGGAAACCGTTGGCGAGAGAGACAGGGGAAACCGTTGGCGAGAGAGACAGGGGAAACCGTTGGCGAGAGAGACAGGGGAAACCGTTGGCCGAGAGAGACAGGGGAAACCGTTGGCGAGAGAGACAGGGGAAACCGTTGGCGAGAGAGACAGGGGAAACCGTTGGCAGAGAGAGACAGGGGAACGTTGCGAGAGAGACAGGGGAAACCGTTGGCGAGAGAGACAGGGGAAACCGTTGGCGAGAGAGACAGGGGAAACCGTTGGCGAGAGAGACAGGGGAAACCGTTGGCGAGAGAGACAGGGGAAACCGTTGGCGAGAGAGACAGGGGAAACCGTTGGCGAGAGAGAACAGGGGAAACCGTTGGCGAGAGAGACAGGGGAAACCGTTGGGCGAGAGAGACAGGGGAAAACCGTTGGCGAGAGAGACAGGGAAACCGTTGGCGAGAGAGACAGGGGGAAACCGTTGGCGAGAGAGACAGGGGAGACCGTTGGCGAGAGAGACAGGGGAGACCGTTGGCGAGAAGAGACAGGGGAGACCGTTGGCGAGAGAGACAGGGGAGACCGTTGGCGGAGAGACAGGGGAGACCCGAGGAGGGAAACCGTTGGCGAGAGAGACAGGGGAAACCGTTGGCGAGAGAGACAGGGGAGACCGTTGGCGAGAGAGACAGGGGAGACCGTTGGCGAGAGAGACAGGGGAGACCGTTGGCGAGAGAGACAGGGGAGACCGTTGGCGAGAGAGACAGGGGAGACCGTTAGACCGTTGGCGAGAGAGACAGGGGAGACCGTTGGCGAGAGAGACAGGGGAAACCGTTGGCGAGAGAGACAGGGGAAACCGTTGGCGAGAGAGACAGGGGAAACCGTTGGCGAGAGAGACAGGGGAACCGTTGGCGAGAGAGACAGGGGAAACCGTTGGCGAGAGAGACAGGGGAAACCGTTGGCGAGAGAGACAGGGGAAACCGTTGGGAAGAGACAGGGGAAACCGTTGGCTGAGAGAGGACAGGGGAAACCGTTGGCGAGGAGACAGGGGAAACCGTTGGCGAGAGAGACAGGGGAAACCGTTGGCGAGAGAGACAGGGGAAACCGTTGGCGAGAGAGACAGGGGAAACCGTTGGCGAGAGAACAGGGGAAAACCGTTGGCGAGAGAGACAGGGGAACCGTTGGCGAGAGAGACAGGGGAAACCGTTGGCGAGAGAGACAGGGGAAACCGTTGGCGAGAGAGACAGGGGAAACCGTTGGCCGAGAGAGACAGGGGAAACCGTTGGCGAGAGAGACAGGGGAAACCGTTGGCGAGAGAGACAGGGGAAACCGTTGGCGGAGAGAGACAGGGGAAACCGTTGGCGAGAGAGACAGGGGAAACCGTTGGCGAGAGAGACAGGGGAAACCGTTGGCGAGAGAGACAGGGGAAACCGTTGGCGAGAGAGACAGGGGAAACCGTTGGCGAGAGAGACAGGGGAAACCGTTGGCGAGAGAGACAGGGGGAAACCGTTGGCGAGAGAAGACAGGGGAGACCGTTGGCGAGAGAGACAGGGGAGACCGTTGGCGAGAGAGACAGGGGAAACCGTTGGCGAGAGAGACAGGGGAAACCGTTGGCGAGAGAGACAGGGGAAACCGTTGGCGAGAGAGACAGGGGAGACCGTTGGCGAGAGAGACAGGGGAGACCGTTGGCGAGAGAGACAGGGGAAACCGTTGGCGAGAGAGACAGGGGAAACCGTTGGCGAGAGAGACAGGGGAAACCGTTGGCGAGAGAGACAGGGGAAACCGTTGGCGAGAGAGACAGGGGAAACCGTTGGCGAGAGAGACAGGGGAAACCGTTGGCGAGAGAGACAGGGGAGACCGTTGGCGAGAGAGACAGGGGAAACCGTTGGCGAGAGAGACAGGGGAAACCATTGGTGAGAGACAGGGGAAACCGTTGGCCCGCATCATTAGACACATTATTacaacattacacacacacattattacacacattattacacacacacacacacattattacacacacacataattacacacacacacacacacacattattacacacacacacattattacacacacacacacacattattacacacacacacattattacacacacacacacattattacacacacacacacattatttcacacatacacattattacacacacacacattattacacacacacacattattacacacacacattattacacacacactACCTGAGTCATCGGGGGAGCTGTAGGAGGGGCTTCCTTGGGATAAAGTTGCCCAGCTGGAATCCTCGTCGCTGCCCCCATTATTTCTCATGCCAAACAATAAACTGGCACTGCGCCCCCCATCCCGCGTCTCTTTCCCGCTCTCCTGTATCTGGAGATCCAACAAATCAGAGCTCGGCTCAGAGGTTTCTGTGGTGAAGGGGTCGGTGAGCTCACTCTTAGCCGGGGTAACATCATCCTCCTCATCTCCATTGGGGGGCTGAATGAGGAGGGGGGTGCTGTGCAGGCTGCTCAGGTTGGCGCAGTTTAGGGCACATATCTCATGGTGTTTGGCCTCCTTGCTCTGGTTGTCATTGGCCCAGTCACAATTGTCAGTATTTGGGTTACAGTTCTGATCCTCCTTCATGTTCTCTGCAGCCTTGCGCAGCTGGTTCTGCCCCTCCTTGTACCATTTGGGCTTAGTTTGCTCTGACGGAGCTCCGCCCACCACTTCTGCCCGGACCAACCCCATGTTGCTGTGCACGTCCCCCTGGGGGTAGATCTGGAGGCTCTTGGGGGGCAGGAGATCGTTGTGGGAAGAAATGAGGCCGAGACTCAAAGGAGCCACTGGGGTCTTCTCACTTATTGTTTCTGACATGGTCTCTGTGGGGCTGAGAGAGGTGATAGAGAGGGGGTGAGTGAATGAGGAGTTAGAGAGTAAGCGAGGAGTGAGAGAGGGGGTGAGAGAGGAGGAGAGGAGTAAGAGAGGaggtgagagtgtgtgagagtaaGAGAGGAGTGAGAGAGTAAGAGAGGAGTGAGAGAGGGGGTGAGAGTCAGAGAGGAGAGATAAAGAGGAGTGAGAGAGGGGGTGAGAGAGGGTTGACAAGGCTTGCAGGACCTTCTATGCCATCAGAAGACCCCTGTACCACCTTAAAAACCAGTGAGAGTCTGGCTTAGAATCTTCCAGTCTCATCACTCCAATCCTCCTCTATGGAAGTGAAGTGTGAGCTCCTGTCACTTACCCAGACCAATCCAAATGGGATTCTAGTCCAACAGAAATATTCCACCTGGAAATCTGTAAGTACCTTCTCCAGGTCCCCCGGAGCTCCTCAAACTCTGCCTGTCGGCCTGAGCTGGGCACATTTGCCCTAATGTTTGTCATACACAAGAGGGCCTCTCATACTGGCCACATCTACATAACAGTAGCCCCATGAGCCACCACCATAAAGCCTGGCTGAACCACTAGACCCAGGGCAAACCATGCGCCCTGAAACAACAACTGCTCAGCACCCTGAAacaacaactcatcagcaccctgaaacaaCTGCTCAGCACCCTGAAACAACTGCTCAGCACGCTGCCCACCCAACACTCCCACCAACTGACAAAAGGCCAAATAACACAAACAATAAACACAAAGAGCAATACGTCTGTGACTGGAGGAAGGAAATATCAAATTGCCAGAAACTTTGTATCGACCAATCACTGGGGAGAGAGAACAGACTGGCCCCATATGTGGAAAGAAGAAGATTTAGGATTAACCGCACACCAGCCTTCCTGATATAATCACCCGGTGCACAACCATAGAGGCATCGGCCACCTCACAGAATCATAGAAAAGAATTtcgccggcacacaggattttaggCTGcaatttattaatgcagtgcaggtgcataTCCATATGTGGAAAGGCTACAGAAGcccaaagacagacagacagtgagtaTGTACAGACTGAGTGGCCACAACTTGGAGACAGAACTGGGacagacagacctacagacccacagagaacagactgtgccagcgatgtgaccaggaggcagtggagccccaaatactcagcactgagggacCCCCACTTCCACAGATTCCCCCCTCACATCCATAAAagaggaaactccacttcctactgggagaagagacactgacagtaacaatagctgcacaatatgtaagagactgtcatagactgagagagacccCACATCTCTGTCCAACCAATCAGACGGTACCTGAGGACTGTGCCCCAATAACATGCAGGAGAATAAGTGTGACATTACCTGGACACCACACAAGCGGCTGCTCATTCTCTGCTCATACACCGACCCCTGAAACAACACAAGGACGTCAGCATGAGGTGAATAGAGATAATGAGGGGGCGTGGCTATGCACAAGGTCTCCTGGGACTAAACCTTAAAGCCACACCCCCAGTGCATTTCTATTTATAAGTCTccccaaatataaaatacatttatatatagtgtatcCTGTACCCAGTGTCAGGGGGGGATTATGGGATCATCACTGGGTTCCATTGTGTCTGTAGGGAGGGTGTAAGGGGGAGGGGCTCCATGGGGAGGGGCTTGGGTTCTATGGGTGTAGTTATAGGAGGCAAGTGGATTGGGCCAAGAAGACACAGGAGTGCAGCAGGTAACACTGGGGCAGGAGCTGATGGGAAACATTTGTCTCTAATAAACATTGACCCTCAGTACAGCTCTGAGTCTCTActcacctacctacctacctacctactcacctacctacctacctaatCACCTACCTACCTACTCACCTACCTACTCACCTACCTACCTACTCACCTAACTACCTActcacctacctacctacctactcacctacctacctactcacctacctacctactcacctacctacctactcacctacctacctacctactcacctacctacctactcacctacctacctacctactcacctacctacctactcacctacctacctactcacctacctacctactcacctacctacctacctactcaCCTAACTACCTActcacctacctacctacctactcacctacctacctacctacctactcacctacctacctacctactcaCCTACCTACCTACTCACCTACCTACCTACTCACCTACCTACCTACTCACCTACCTAACTACCTActcacctacctacctacctactcacctacctacctactcacctacctacctactcacctacctacctactcacctacctacctacctactcaCCTAACTACCTActcacctacctacctacctactcaCCTACCTACCTACTCACCTACCTACCTACTCACCTACCTACCTACTCACCTACCTACCTACTCACCTAACTACCTACTCACCTAACTACCTAACTACCTACTCACCTACCTActcacctacctacctacctactcacctacctacctactcacctacctacctacctacataCTAATGGCTCCCTATAGTCACAGGGGAGGGGCATAGTCAGCTATAGGGGCGTGGCAGATGATTGGGGTTCCTGTGGGCGGAGCCGGGTATTTGGGGTGTAGGAGAATTAGAGAAGTGTGGGGAGCAGGAGCTGAAGGAGTAACCGGCACAACTATAAAGACTATAGGGCGGTATAAGGATCAGTATAAGGGGCGGTATAAGGAGCGGTGCAGCAAGTCAATGGCGGCTGTAACATGGACCCTTCCTACCTGGGAAGCCCAACCTTCAGGATGAAGCGGTCCGGGCCCAACAGATCCCTGTGTAACAAACACCTCCACAAGGAAATTTTCCTTACCCGCCACTTCCGCCTTCCCTGATCCCGTTATTTGCCAACCCCGCCCGGAACCGCCACGTTTCCGCCCTGCTTTGACGTACTTCCGCTTAGCCCAACCCCGCCGCCATCTTAGCTGGGGCAATTGCCTGCGTTTTAACCTCCTAATGGCGGGGAGAGCTCAACTCCAGTGACGCGGCAGATAATGAGTCTGTGTAACCCCTGAGTCTCTCATTAAATCCGTTTGTATCCAATGTCCCACGGGGCTGCCCTTGTGTTATGTGCGGAGCCGCCATTACAAGTTGGGCCCAAGCTCCGCCCCAGAGTAAATACGTCACACAGACACCGCCCAACATTGTGGCAATAATAAGAGGGACAGGGTGAAATGTTTGGCCACGCCCcttgttgtggccacaccccctaattaccatcttcattttacacaatttggcaggttatgaaagtttgaacatatttctgtttatttccagttattaaagttttgctaatgaaggtgaattgccctttgcTGATCTCACAATTGTTACAGAAGCGTCTTATCTGcagctctggctgttctgggctctctgccaaagccaattaagtgagagactttgtttctttttctggatgttcagtgcagagaaatcaggactttccagtacaaacgagggactgtctcagtgaaaacgggacagttgggagaaaTGAGATAACAGGTAAAaatagtaacccccccccccacaaataagttataaaaagacATTGAGGATCAGGTGGAGTTGTCTCACCTTTTAAAAAACGACTTGCTGGCCGGTGGGGGGTGAACTAAAAGGGGCGTGTCAGTGGCACAAAAGGGTGTGGTTATGATGTAGAGGGGGCGGGGCACTGCACACAGCAGGTTATGGGACGATCCttaaagaaataaagataaatgtcGTGTAGATTGGGGGAGGTCCAAGGgctaatcttaaaggagaaacaaacccttattaaaaaaaaccctacccccctaccctacatagacctcctccccccccccgggcaaatgcccctaaatctttacttaccccttgtgcacattcagggatcagagttaaTGGGCACATTCTCTTCAGTCTTCATCCGGAACTTCTGTATCGGCACATGAGCACGTGCAgcgagaagaagaagaaacaataaataaacgttggtgtcaggggcctatagagaatgaaataaacggtgtcaggggcctatagggaattaaataaacattagtgtcaggggcctatagagaatgaaataaacgttggtgtcaggggcctatagagaATTAAATAAACgttggtgtcaggggcctatagagaatgaaataaacattaatgtcaggggcctatagagaATGAAATAAATGTTGGTGTCAGGGGTCTATAGAGAATGAAATAAACATTagtgtcaggggcctatagagaatgaaataaacattaatgtcaggggcctatagagaatgaaataaatgttggtgtcaggggcctatagagaattaaataaacattagtgtcaggggcctatagagaatgaaataaacattaatgtcaggggcctatagagaatgaaataaatgttggtgtcaggggcctatagagaatgaaataaacattagtgtcaggggcctatagagaATGAAATAAATGTTGGTGTCAGGGGTCTATAGAGAATGAAATAAACATTagtgtcaggggcctatagagaatgaaataaacattaatgtcaggggcctatagagaatgaaataaatgttggtgtcaggggcctatagagaattaaataaacattagtgtcaggggcctatagagaatgaaataaacattaatgtcaggggcctatagagaatgaaataaatgttggtgtcaggggcctatagagaattaaataaacattagtgtcaggggcctatagggaatgaaataaatgttggtgtcaggggcctatagagaatgaaataaatgttggtgtcaggggcctatagagaattaaataaacattagtgtcaggggcctatagagaatgaaataaacgttggtgtcaggggcctatagggaatgaaataaatgttggtgtcaggggcctatagagaATTAAATAAACgttggtgtcaggggcctatagagaatgaaataaacattaggggcacatttacaaagctcgagtgaaggattcgaattaaaaaaacttcgaatttcgaagtgttttttgggctacttcgaccttcgactacgacttcgactacgaatcgaacgattcgaactaaaaatcgttcgactattcgaccattcgataatctaagtactgtctctttaagaaaaacttcgaccccctagttcggcagctaaaagctaccgaagtcaatgttagcctatggggaaggtccccataggcttgcctgtgtttttttgatcgaaggatattccttcgatcgttggattaaaatccttcgaatcgttcgattcgaaggatttaatcgttcgatcgaacgaataatccttcgatcgttcgatcgtaggattagcgctaaatcgttcgacttcgatattcgatatttgaagtcgaacgattttagttcctagtcgaatatcgagggttaattaaccctcgatattcgacccttagtaaatctgccccttagtgtcagggGCCTATAGGGAATGAAATAAACATAagtgtcaggggcctatagagaatgaaataaatgttggtgtcaggggcctatagagaatgaaataaatgttggtgtcaggggccta
Proteins encoded in this region:
- the apbb1.L gene encoding amyloid beta (A4) precursor protein-binding, family B, member 1 (Fe65) L homeolog (The RefSeq protein has 2 substitutions, 1 non-frameshifting indel compared to this genomic sequence), producing the protein MGLVRAEVVGGAPSEQTKPKWYKEGQNQLRKAAENMKEDQNCNPNTDNCDWANDNQSKEAKHHEICALNCANLSSLHSTPLLIQPPNGDEEDEDDVTPAKSELTDPFTTETSEPSSDLLDLQIQESGKETRDGGRSASLLFGMRNNGGSDEDSSWATLSQGSPSYSSPDDSDGFWTRNSLDTDLPSGWMRVQDTSGTYYWHIPTGTTQWEPPSELCNGEHKLYPFSDEHTPTEEESYSEELLAIGQCEGEGTSGMEQLSSVSTPTEGGEDSQPETCSGAQTFPVHCLGWVEMTEEDLAPGRSSVAVNGCIRQLSLHSSSHAQMKEMLLVLDQDSLKLLDASEQTLLHSQPIVSIRVWGVGRDDGRDFAYVARDKLTQLLKCHVFRCEAPAKAIATALHGVCSQIMAERRSTRPLINGLLLDHSRLVDIPFQVEFPHPKNDLVQRFQVFYLGNVAVAKPVGMEVINNTLQTALSRCKAEWIPVTVNVASATVTIIQQQTEEPLSECRVRFLSFMGVGKDVRTFAFIMAEAPGLFMCHMFWCEPNAAPLSEAVQAACMLRYQKCLDGRPQGSSCLPTPPADSVARRVGSSVRRGVQSILGSFKTKRPGGQTP
- the apbb1.L gene encoding amyloid beta (A4) precursor protein-binding, family B, member 1 (Fe65) L homeolog isoform X1, yielding MSETISEKTPVAPLSLGLISSHNDLLPPKSLQIYPQGDVHSNMGLVRAEVVGGAPSEQTKPKWYKEGQNQLRKAAENMKEDQNCNPNTDNCDWANDNQSKEAKHHEICALNCANLSSLHSTPLLIQPPNGDEEDDVTPAKSELTDPFTTETSEPSSDLLDLQIQESGKETRDGGRSASLLFGMRNNGGSDEDSSWATLSQGSPSYSSPDDSDGFWTRNSLDTDLPSGWMRVQDTSGTYYWHIPTGTTQWEPPSELCNGEHRLYPFSDEHTPTEEESYSEELLAIGQCEGEGTSGMEQLSSVSTPTEGGEDSQPETCSGAQTFPVHCLGWVEMTEEDLAPGRSSVAVNGCIRQLSLHSSSHAQMKEMLLVLDQDSLKLLDASEQTLLHSQPIVSIRVWGVGRDDGRERDFAYVARDKLTQLLKCHVFRCEAPAKAIATALHGVCSQIMAERRSTRPLINGLLLDHSRLVDIPFQVEFPAPKNDLVQRFQVFYLGNVAVAKPVGMEVINNTLQTALSRCKAEWIPVTVNVASATVTIIQQQTEEPLSECRVRFLSFMGVGKDVRTFAFIMAEAPGLFMCHMFWCEPNAAPLSEAVQAACMLRYQKCLDGRPQGSSCLPTPPADSVARRVGSSVRRGVQSILGSFKTKRPGGQTP